From a region of the Mesomycoplasma ovipneumoniae ATCC 29419 genome:
- the rplS gene encoding 50S ribosomal protein L19: MQTRLMEIVEATQIRDFQTFQPGDNVRVHVKIQEGNKSRIQIFEGLVIKFKKNGLSSSFVVRKISHGVGVERTFLLHSPLVDKIEVVRSNKVRRAKLYYMKERSGKSARLKEIKRKELKS, translated from the coding sequence ATGCAAACAAGATTAATGGAAATTGTTGAAGCAACCCAAATACGTGATTTCCAAACTTTTCAGCCAGGCGATAACGTTCGTGTTCACGTTAAAATTCAAGAAGGTAATAAAAGTAGAATTCAAATTTTTGAAGGTTTAGTAATTAAATTTAAGAAAAATGGGCTATCTTCAAGCTTTGTAGTTCGTAAAATTTCTCACGGTGTTGGTGTTGAGAGAACATTTTTACTTCATTCTCCACTTGTTGACAAAATTGAAGTTGTCCGTTCAAACAAAGTTCGTCGCGCAAAATTATATTATATGAAGGAACGTTCTGGAAAATCTGCACGTCTTAAAGAAATTAAAAGAAAAGAATTAAAAAGTTAA
- the rpsP gene encoding 30S ribosomal protein S16, translating to MVKIRLQRMGSKFSPIYKIVVADARAPRDGRFIESLGFYDPQKKVARVNLEKTYRWLHIGAQTTNTVRTIFSKKGIFETFLEQKHSA from the coding sequence ATGGTAAAAATTCGTCTTCAAAGAATGGGCTCTAAATTTAGTCCAATTTATAAAATAGTTGTCGCAGATGCGCGTGCACCTCGTGATGGTCGTTTTATTGAATCACTTGGATTTTATGATCCTCAAAAAAAAGTTGCTAGGGTTAATTTAGAAAAAACATATCGTTGATTGCATATAGGCGCTCAAACAACAAACACTGTGCGAACTATTTTTTCTAAAAAAGGTATTTTTGAAACTTTTTTAGAACAAAAACATTCAGCATAA
- the rpiB gene encoding ribose 5-phosphate isomerase B: MPKKFAISSDHAGFERKKEIIQYLESLGHQVTDLGPYNDESSSYAIYGKKLANFLLENENQIGIGICGTGLGMSYALNRFKGIRAARVTNENDAFLAKLHNNANALALSGRFNSLEESKKIIDKFLEAEYEAGRHQSRIDELDK; encoded by the coding sequence ATGCCAAAAAAATTTGCTATATCTTCAGATCATGCTGGTTTTGAGAGAAAAAAAGAAATAATTCAATATCTTGAATCCTTAGGTCATCAAGTTACCGACCTAGGACCATATAATGATGAGTCAAGTTCTTATGCAATTTATGGGAAAAAGTTAGCTAATTTTTTACTTGAAAATGAAAATCAGATCGGAATTGGAATTTGTGGAACAGGTCTTGGTATGTCTTATGCGCTAAATCGTTTTAAAGGAATTCGTGCCGCAAGAGTAACAAATGAAAATGATGCTTTTCTGGCCAAATTACATAATAATGCAAATGCTCTTGCTCTTTCAGGTAGATTTAATTCCCTTGAAGAATCTAAAAAAATTATTGATAAATTTTTAGAAGCAGAGTACGAAGCTGGCCGTCACCAATCTCGAATTGACGAATTGGACAAATAA
- the topA gene encoding type I DNA topoisomerase gives MEKLIIVESPNKINTISSYLDSSYTVTSCVGHITNLAKTGEFGLGINLKTWTPSYVIDKTKRKTVTELKKLAKKAKTVIIATDADREGEAIGASLVEYLDVVDKYERIKYNEITKPAIISALENPGRLNQDLVNSQQTRRMLDRIIGFRLSSLLKTKIQNAPKIPAAGRVQSIGLKLVVEREEEIKAFIPEVYFNLSVLLKDEKHNSFEVNYYNPENESKKSDWIFSQESLTEITDEIKTNPFLILDEFKISQKKDAKISPLKQATVFKKMSQYSSSSVSLSLQKLYEGFGDHGLISYPRTDSTRLSETFLQKGREFISKNFGKDYIAKSIKGFAGDQDAHEAIRPTDLELSPEQAKEKYPLSQLDFQIYQLVYNTTLAAMMEVPVRKITRLLFKTSSKKHNFTYSFSEFVFDGYFKATELPELKFKPEFESLDNLVDSKFEVDSNFEKTIKESRHETQPPARFNDGTLIEKLDDIKVGRPSTFAISVKKLKDHLYVQSESKALIPSEFGRIVLENLLKISPDIINTNFTAKIEEELDLIAQGKQDYKEFLDNFWTQIEKITDSSKPLEKIVMEIETTGEKCPECSMDLVYRYNRKTSQRFIACSGFPKCRFLKPDPESKNTYNFKAKFKKKTK, from the coding sequence GTGGAAAAGCTAATAATTGTTGAATCTCCAAATAAAATCAATACGATTTCATCTTATCTAGATTCATCTTATACAGTAACATCTTGTGTTGGTCACATTACAAATTTGGCTAAAACTGGTGAATTTGGGCTTGGAATTAATTTAAAAACCTGAACACCTTCTTATGTAATTGATAAAACTAAGAGAAAAACTGTAACTGAATTAAAAAAATTAGCAAAAAAAGCTAAAACAGTCATTATAGCAACCGATGCTGATCGTGAAGGTGAGGCAATTGGTGCTTCACTTGTTGAATATCTTGATGTCGTTGATAAATATGAACGGATAAAATATAACGAAATTACAAAACCAGCAATTATTTCTGCTCTTGAAAATCCAGGTCGTCTAAATCAAGATTTGGTAAATTCGCAGCAAACTAGGCGAATGCTTGATCGAATTATTGGCTTTCGTCTTTCTTCGTTGTTAAAAACTAAAATTCAAAATGCACCTAAAATTCCTGCTGCCGGACGTGTTCAATCTATTGGCCTAAAATTAGTTGTTGAAAGGGAAGAAGAAATTAAAGCCTTTATTCCCGAGGTTTATTTCAATCTTTCAGTTCTATTAAAAGACGAAAAACACAATTCTTTTGAGGTTAATTATTATAATCCTGAAAATGAGTCCAAAAAATCTGACTGGATTTTTTCCCAGGAATCTTTGACAGAAATCACTGATGAAATTAAAACTAATCCGTTTTTAATTCTTGATGAATTTAAGATTTCTCAAAAAAAGGATGCTAAAATTTCACCTTTAAAACAAGCGACTGTTTTTAAAAAGATGTCGCAGTATTCGTCTTCTTCTGTTTCATTATCGCTACAAAAACTTTATGAAGGTTTTGGCGATCATGGTTTAATTTCCTATCCAAGAACTGATTCAACTCGTCTTAGTGAAACTTTTCTTCAAAAAGGACGCGAATTTATTTCAAAAAATTTTGGTAAAGATTATATAGCTAAATCAATCAAAGGTTTTGCTGGTGATCAAGATGCCCACGAGGCCATTAGACCAACAGATTTAGAACTTAGTCCTGAACAAGCAAAAGAAAAATATCCTTTAAGTCAACTAGATTTCCAAATTTACCAATTAGTTTATAATACAACACTTGCAGCAATGATGGAAGTTCCTGTTCGGAAAATTACCCGTCTATTATTTAAAACATCCTCAAAAAAACACAATTTTACTTATTCATTTTCAGAATTTGTATTTGATGGATACTTCAAGGCAACAGAACTTCCAGAATTAAAATTCAAACCTGAATTTGAATCATTAGATAATTTAGTTGACTCAAAATTTGAAGTTGATTCAAATTTTGAGAAAACTATTAAAGAATCCAGGCACGAAACCCAACCACCGGCAAGATTTAATGATGGTACTTTAATTGAAAAGTTAGATGATATCAAAGTTGGTCGTCCATCAACGTTTGCAATTTCAGTTAAAAAACTTAAAGATCACTTATATGTTCAAAGTGAGTCAAAAGCGTTAATTCCGAGCGAATTTGGGCGAATAGTTTTGGAAAATCTTTTAAAAATTTCACCAGATATTATTAATACTAATTTTACTGCTAAAATTGAAGAAGAACTTGATTTGATTGCTCAAGGAAAACAAGATTATAAGGAATTTCTTGATAATTTTTGAACACAAATAGAGAAAATTACAGATTCATCAAAACCGCTTGAAAAAATAGTTATGGAAATTGAAACAACTGGTGAAAAATGTCCTGAATGCAGTATGGATTTGGTTTACCGTTACAATCGAAAAACTTCACAGCGTTTTATTGCATGCAGTGGTTTTCCTAAATGTCGCTTTCTAAAACCTGATCCTGAAAGCAAAAATACCTATAATTTTAAGGCAAAATTTAAGAAAAAAACAAAATAG
- the trmD gene encoding tRNA (guanosine(37)-N1)-methyltransferase TrmD encodes MKINVLTLFPRYFETFTSESIIGKAIQRGDISVNIINFRDFSQNKHQKVDDYVYGGGPGLLLQIQPVVDALEKVGGIKIALSPQGKKFDQNIAKKLAKEPEITLLCGHYEGFDQRIIDNFIDFELSLGDFVLTGGEIAAMAIIDAISRLQPNVINPNSLDNETFNNFLLDYPQYSRPANFRGLLVPEVLISGNHKEIESWRQKQREINTQKKRPDLWEKYIKFKEKNS; translated from the coding sequence ATGAAAATTAATGTTTTAACATTGTTTCCCCGCTATTTTGAAACCTTTACTTCTGAATCAATCATTGGAAAGGCAATTCAAAGAGGAGATATATCAGTTAATATTATTAATTTTCGCGATTTTAGTCAAAATAAGCATCAAAAAGTAGATGATTATGTTTATGGCGGTGGCCCTGGCTTACTTTTGCAAATTCAGCCAGTTGTTGATGCTCTTGAAAAGGTTGGAGGCATAAAAATAGCCTTGAGCCCTCAAGGTAAAAAATTTGACCAAAATATTGCAAAAAAACTAGCAAAAGAGCCAGAAATAACTCTTTTATGTGGTCATTATGAAGGTTTTGATCAAAGAATTATTGATAATTTCATCGATTTTGAATTGTCTTTAGGTGATTTTGTTTTAACTGGGGGCGAAATAGCTGCAATGGCAATAATTGATGCAATTTCGCGTTTACAGCCAAACGTAATAAACCCAAATTCTTTAGATAATGAAACTTTTAATAATTTTTTATTAGATTATCCTCAATATTCTCGACCAGCAAATTTTCGTGGGTTATTAGTTCCTGAAGTTTTAATTTCAGGCAATCATAAAGAAATTGAATCCTGGCGTCAAAAGCAAAGAGAAATTAATACCCAAAAAAAACGCCCTGATTTATGAGAGAAGTATATAAAATTTAAAGAAAAAAATAGTTAA
- the pgsA gene encoding CDP-diacylglycerol--glycerol-3-phosphate 3-phosphatidyltransferase, which produces MKKKIDILFYFINFLTFFRLLGGLIIFILLFLFSKYNYFSLFYIAFFFFVASSLTDFLDGYLARKFSLESELGKIFDPITDKILTTTTFFLLSYLELTPWYLVLVFVLRDIIVDGFRIFLAKKNINVAANFLGKLKTVLQILAIVIIFLGYSISAEIFIKHYYLFNLTTIFAAIISVISGIYYVAPVFKLVKKQ; this is translated from the coding sequence ATGAAGAAAAAAATAGATATTTTATTTTATTTTATTAATTTTTTAACTTTTTTTCGTCTTCTTGGCGGCTTAATAATTTTTATTTTACTCTTTCTTTTTTCCAAATATAATTATTTTTCGCTATTTTATATAGCGTTTTTCTTTTTTGTTGCTTCAAGTTTGACCGATTTTCTTGATGGTTACCTTGCCCGAAAATTTAGTCTTGAGTCAGAATTAGGGAAAATATTTGACCCAATAACTGATAAAATACTGACAACCACAACTTTTTTTCTCTTATCTTATTTAGAATTAACGCCGTGATATCTTGTTTTGGTTTTTGTTTTGCGCGACATTATTGTTGATGGCTTTCGTATTTTTCTTGCCAAAAAAAACATTAACGTAGCTGCTAATTTTTTAGGAAAACTAAAGACAGTTTTACAAATTTTAGCAATTGTTATTATTTTCCTTGGATACTCAATTAGTGCTGAAATTTTTATAAAACACTATTATTTATTTAATTTGACAACTATTTTTGCAGCAATTATATCAGTAATTTCTGGTATTTATTATGTTGCCCCAGTCTTTAAATTAGTAAAAAAACAATAG
- the rpsD gene encoding 30S ribosomal protein S4: protein MSRYTGPIFKKSRRVGFSILETGKEFAKGKQRKYAPGQHGQRRSKLSDYGVHLREKQKVRFMYGLSEKQFRNTYKKATKKTGIAGTLFLQALESRLDNSVYRAGFAETRRQARQLVSHGHFLVNGKKVNIPSYQLRQGDTFELTKLKNEKIRKNEQILTALETKTAAPWLEVDKQNFKVVFSRRPERSELNQEIKESLIVEFYSK from the coding sequence ATGTCACGCTATACAGGACCAATTTTTAAAAAATCACGTCGTGTTGGCTTTTCTATTCTTGAAACTGGAAAAGAATTTGCAAAAGGTAAACAACGAAAATACGCACCAGGGCAACATGGTCAAAGACGTTCAAAACTTTCTGACTACGGTGTTCACCTTCGTGAAAAACAAAAAGTCCGTTTTATGTACGGTTTATCAGAAAAACAGTTTAGAAATACATATAAAAAAGCAACTAAAAAAACTGGTATTGCCGGAACTTTGTTCTTACAAGCACTCGAATCTCGACTTGATAATTCCGTATATCGCGCAGGATTTGCCGAAACTCGTCGTCAAGCTCGTCAATTAGTTAGCCACGGTCATTTTTTGGTTAATGGAAAAAAAGTTAATATTCCATCATATCAATTAAGACAAGGTGATACATTTGAATTAACTAAGTTAAAAAATGAAAAAATCCGTAAAAACGAGCAAATTTTAACAGCATTGGAAACAAAAACAGCCGCACCTTGGCTTGAAGTTGATAAACAAAATTTCAAAGTTGTTTTTTCTCGTCGTCCGGAACGTTCTGAGTTAAATCAGGAAATTAAAGAATCACTAATTGTTGAGTTCTACAGTAAATAA
- a CDS encoding CTP synthase: MPKYIFVSGGVLSGIGKGVSVASVANLLKNCGYSVYILKLDPYLNVDPGVLSPYEHGEVFVTADGGETDLDLGHYERFVGQNFSKDSNHTSGKILLSIIKKERKGFYQGKTVQIIPHVIDEIISRIKSVGNKYQSDFILVEIGGTVGDMESNPFFFAASQMAAESNFKNVFFIHTTYIPFLNASNEFKTKPAQFSIAELNSRGIRANAIFLRLEHDQIDDHVAKKVAKSAFLPLENVIVIPNLKNIYQLPLLLEKSNLLNAIFSHFELEHRQPKLDKWRDFTNLLLKKWDKTIKIGALGKYTQFLDAYKSILEALKITAAYQKVNLELEFINTADLNFSTSQLKNFDGIIILPGFGFRGFENKVESAIFTYQNNIPTFGICLGMQAMTVAIARLNGIKNAHSAEFLAEKPNQTSVLDYNKIDGSKLQIGGTLRLGEYKVVFAQNSRIAQIYGTSFAYERHRHRFEVVQKYVDQLENSDFSFTGRDSVSNLIEVCESKSHIFYIGVQYHPEFVTRPLESHPLFNSFFETIIKNKY, from the coding sequence ATGCCAAAATATATTTTTGTCAGCGGTGGAGTTTTATCCGGGATTGGCAAAGGTGTTTCAGTTGCTTCGGTTGCTAATTTATTAAAAAATTGCGGCTATTCGGTTTATATTTTGAAACTGGATCCATATTTAAATGTTGATCCAGGGGTTTTATCACCTTATGAACATGGTGAAGTTTTTGTAACCGCCGATGGTGGTGAAACTGATTTAGATTTAGGTCATTACGAGCGATTTGTTGGTCAAAATTTTTCAAAAGATTCAAATCACACAAGTGGTAAAATTTTACTTTCAATTATTAAAAAAGAGAGAAAAGGTTTTTATCAAGGAAAAACTGTCCAAATAATTCCGCATGTAATTGATGAAATTATTTCACGAATCAAAAGTGTTGGCAATAAATACCAAAGTGATTTTATTTTAGTTGAAATTGGTGGGACTGTTGGTGATATGGAATCAAATCCGTTTTTCTTTGCAGCCTCACAGATGGCCGCTGAGTCAAATTTTAAAAATGTGTTTTTTATTCACACAACCTACATTCCTTTTTTGAATGCTTCTAATGAATTTAAAACTAAACCGGCTCAGTTTTCTATAGCTGAATTAAATTCGCGCGGAATTCGTGCAAATGCGATTTTTTTGCGACTTGAACATGATCAAATTGATGATCATGTTGCAAAAAAAGTTGCAAAAAGTGCCTTTTTGCCATTAGAAAATGTTATTGTTATTCCAAATCTTAAAAATATCTACCAACTTCCGTTGTTATTAGAAAAATCTAACCTATTAAATGCTATTTTTTCCCATTTTGAATTAGAACATAGACAACCTAAATTAGACAAATGGAGAGATTTTACTAATTTATTATTAAAAAAATGAGATAAAACAATAAAAATAGGTGCACTTGGAAAATACACACAATTTTTAGATGCTTATAAGTCAATTTTAGAAGCCCTTAAAATAACAGCCGCCTACCAAAAGGTAAATTTAGAATTAGAATTTATTAATACAGCTGATCTAAATTTTTCAACTAGTCAGTTAAAAAATTTTGATGGTATAATAATTTTACCAGGTTTTGGTTTTCGTGGATTTGAAAATAAAGTAGAATCTGCTATTTTTACTTATCAAAATAATATTCCAACATTTGGAATTTGCCTTGGAATGCAAGCAATGACAGTTGCAATTGCGCGACTAAATGGGATTAAAAACGCGCATTCGGCTGAATTTTTAGCAGAAAAACCTAACCAAACAAGTGTTCTTGATTATAATAAAATTGATGGTTCTAAACTTCAAATTGGTGGAACTCTCAGACTTGGTGAGTATAAGGTTGTTTTTGCGCAAAATTCCAGAATTGCCCAAATTTATGGAACTTCTTTTGCATATGAAAGACACCGTCATCGATTTGAAGTTGTTCAAAAATATGTTGACCAACTTGAGAATTCTGACTTTAGTTTTACTGGTCGAGATTCAGTTTCTAATTTAATTGAAGTTTGTGAATCTAAATCTCATATTTTTTATATTGGTGTCCAATATCATCCTGAATTTGTAACAAGACCGCTAGAATCTCACCCGCTTTTTAATAGTTTTTTTGAAACTATTATTAAAAATAAGTACTAA
- a CDS encoding IS256 family transposase, protein MNCKNGNIRLKIPRDRNGTFENKFIGKYETNLADIEEQVFSLFASGMSYEDIANTIKNIYKKEVSNGWISSVTNKLLPEIEKWKSQKIDNSYPILYIDGMFFNVKENGVFCQEIALSYSCNWLAGNKKILGFWIKNTESASNWLDVFSELKTRGLQDVLIISCDNLSGISQAIEAVFPQTDIQKCVVHQIRNSLSKVSYKHKKEFAQDMKSIYQAINQESAMQNLDEFAEKWGQKYPSIIKSWYANFVELTTFFKYPYELRQIIYTTNSIESVNRLIRKNTKTKGGIQSVNYLSKITYLTLQNASIKWKRQVRNWDTIKKQLEIIFPNRLNNVKLN, encoded by the coding sequence GTGAATTGTAAAAATGGTAATATTCGTCTAAAAATACCAAGAGATCGAAATGGCACTTTTGAGAACAAATTCATCGGTAAATACGAAACAAATTTAGCCGATATCGAAGAACAAGTGTTTTCACTTTTTGCATCAGGAATGTCATATGAAGATATTGCTAACACAATAAAAAATATCTATAAAAAAGAAGTAAGTAACGGCTGAATTTCTTCAGTTACTAACAAATTATTGCCTGAAATTGAAAAGTGAAAATCGCAAAAAATTGACAATTCCTATCCAATTTTGTACATTGATGGGATGTTTTTTAATGTTAAAGAAAACGGTGTTTTTTGTCAAGAAATCGCTTTATCTTATTCTTGCAATTGATTGGCAGGAAATAAAAAAATACTGGGATTTTGGATTAAAAATACCGAATCAGCAAGTAATTGACTTGATGTTTTTAGCGAACTAAAAACTCGCGGGCTGCAAGATGTTCTAATAATTTCTTGTGATAATCTAAGTGGAATTAGTCAGGCAATTGAAGCGGTTTTCCCGCAAACAGATATTCAAAAATGTGTTGTTCACCAAATTAGAAACTCGCTTTCAAAAGTTTCTTACAAGCACAAAAAAGAGTTTGCCCAGGATATGAAAAGTATTTATCAAGCGATTAATCAAGAATCTGCAATGCAAAATCTTGATGAATTTGCGGAAAAATGAGGTCAAAAATATCCTTCAATTATCAAGTCTTGGTATGCAAACTTCGTTGAATTAACGACATTTTTTAAATATCCATATGAATTGAGGCAAATAATTTATACAACAAATTCAATTGAATCAGTAAATAGATTAATTAGGAAAAATACAAAAACAAAAGGCGGAATTCAAAGTGTAAATTACCTTTCAAAAATAACTTATTTAACGCTCCAGAACGCATCTATAAAATGAAAAAGGCAGGTAAGAAATTGAGATACAATTAAGAAACAATTAGAAATTATTTTCCCTAATCGGTTAAATAATGTAAAATTAAATTAG
- a CDS encoding IS1634 family transposase, whose product MEKINPNAVQIIKEKLKLFSNLDDKDKVKAILLDSIKNSSIIEGSVFVGGELIEKLIEKHNIFESLPKSRHKNMKEIFNYLISKRITDPGSIINAFDKKDDYSNQINTSKNSFYRLLDLVYESQNQLLNSVNKMVISELGKRDSEFYFDSSTVYFETFERNGLRIPGYSKDAKFKEDQIVIGLACDKNGIPFHIKVFKGNTGDSSTLIPFVLDVESKYNIKNMTIIADRGMSTAANIRFLESRNYNFIISYRAKVGTQKFKNYLLDPSDYVNVNADFKYKKKNFIHLIKIKDTLKILEEELLLTAQKRAIKDSKAREEQIESFIKKQNKDGFIEVNKLFGKKPKYFKEISNMKFELDQNKIDKDKQFDGYYVYETNILNLNVLDIVEKYHKQPNIEANFRSLKGLLNILLVFLRIDEHILAHTLLCFISLVILKTIIFKINKHISDNKLFENNQLTEVGLVTMLQKLRQRVEFNTLDQQITFKNRDGVPSDPNIWNRYDFYYDVLINQ is encoded by the coding sequence TTGGAAAAAATTAATCCAAATGCTGTTCAAATTATCAAAGAAAAATTGAAATTGTTTTCAAATTTAGATGACAAAGATAAAGTCAAGGCTATTTTACTTGATTCTATTAAAAATTCAAGCATAATCGAAGGTTCGGTTTTTGTTGGCGGGGAATTAATTGAAAAACTTATTGAAAAGCACAATATTTTTGAATCACTTCCTAAAAGTAGACATAAAAATATGAAGGAAATTTTTAACTACTTAATTTCAAAACGGATCACTGATCCTGGCAGCATTATTAATGCTTTTGATAAAAAGGATGACTACTCAAATCAAATAAATACTTCCAAAAATAGCTTTTATAGACTTTTAGATCTTGTCTATGAGTCACAAAATCAACTTTTAAATAGCGTCAACAAAATGGTTATAAGCGAACTTGGAAAAAGGGACAGTGAATTTTATTTTGATTCATCAACAGTCTATTTTGAGACATTTGAAAGAAATGGATTAAGAATTCCTGGTTATTCTAAAGATGCTAAATTCAAAGAAGACCAAATTGTCATTGGCTTAGCGTGTGATAAAAATGGTATTCCTTTTCATATTAAAGTTTTTAAAGGAAATACCGGCGATTCTAGTACATTAATCCCTTTTGTATTAGATGTTGAATCCAAATATAATATCAAAAATATGACAATAATCGCTGATCGTGGCATGTCAACTGCCGCAAATATTCGATTTCTTGAATCAAGAAACTATAATTTCATTATTTCTTATCGTGCAAAGGTAGGAACTCAAAAATTCAAAAATTATTTACTAGATCCTAGCGATTATGTTAATGTAAATGCTGATTTTAAGTATAAAAAGAAGAATTTTATTCATCTTATAAAAATAAAAGATACACTGAAAATATTAGAAGAAGAATTATTACTTACAGCACAAAAAAGAGCAATAAAAGACAGCAAAGCTCGCGAAGAGCAAATCGAAAGTTTTATTAAAAAGCAAAATAAAGATGGTTTTATTGAAGTAAACAAATTGTTTGGTAAAAAACCTAAATATTTTAAGGAAATTTCAAACATGAAATTTGAATTAGATCAAAATAAAATTGACAAAGACAAACAATTTGATGGCTACTATGTTTATGAAACAAATATACTAAATTTAAATGTCTTAGACATAGTTGAAAAATACCATAAACAGCCAAATATTGAAGCTAATTTTAGAAGTCTAAAAGGTTTATTGAATATTCTACTCGTATTTTTAAGAATTGACGAGCATATCCTAGCTCATACACTTTTGTGTTTTATCTCACTAGTTATTTTAAAAACTATAATATTTAAAATCAACAAACATATTAGTGATAACAAGTTATTTGAAAACAATCAATTAACTGAGGTTGGTTTAGTAACGATGTTGCAAAAATTAAGGCAAAGGGTTGAATTTAACACTTTAGATCAGCAAATAACATTTAAAAATCGAGATGGTGTTCCTAGTGATCCGAATATTTGAAATAGGTATGATTTTTACTATGATGTGTTAATAAATCAGTAA
- a CDS encoding MHJ_0274 family protein translates to MVDTNLIVVIALLTTLIIGFLAYGFISNRLKLRRLKIEKAELKELSNKTLAIFLARIIVIIEKNIDLVSNFVVGANLKMSDVNNLARVHLEVLQNDQVVSQIIQTGYETEKIFFNNINILSKSKSNLWAKHNAKELNYFTDFASYLKKFDKNILGLYNDEKIRFLKYYSHLIADLKQKKVKIDDLSTLSQQYFDQNRIPTKPIKLPFWKKWRKK, encoded by the coding sequence ATGGTTGATACTAATTTAATAGTCGTAATTGCACTGCTCACAACACTAATCATAGGATTTTTAGCCTATGGTTTTATTTCAAATCGTCTTAAATTAAGGCGACTAAAGATAGAAAAAGCTGAACTTAAGGAATTAAGCAACAAAACCTTAGCAATTTTTTTAGCACGAATTATTGTAATAATTGAAAAAAATATTGATTTAGTATCAAATTTTGTTGTTGGCGCTAATCTTAAAATGTCAGATGTAAACAATTTAGCGCGCGTTCACCTTGAGGTTCTCCAAAATGATCAAGTTGTGTCCCAAATTATTCAAACAGGGTATGAAACTGAAAAAATTTTTTTCAATAATATAAATATTTTATCCAAAAGTAAATCAAATTTATGAGCAAAACATAATGCTAAGGAACTTAATTATTTCACTGATTTTGCTAGTTATTTGAAAAAATTTGACAAAAATATTCTTGGATTATATAATGACGAAAAAATCCGCTTTTTGAAATACTATAGTCATTTAATTGCTGATTTAAAACAAAAAAAAGTTAAAATTGACGATCTCTCAACATTAAGTCAGCAATATTTTGATCAAAATCGCATTCCGACAAAACCGATTAAGCTACCTTTTTGAAAAAAATGAAGAAAAAAATAG
- the mutM gene encoding DNA-formamidopyrimidine glycosylase: MPELPEVVTVVNALKKEIIGKKIVNVLAKDESFIKEISFVEFQKVLKNSTIIDVQNRAKHILFFLDNQKVLLSHLRMNGKYFTYKYPKWNKFDYISFIFSDNSVLNYNDSRKFGTFVIRDHFNLFKTKPLVDLGPEPFYINVEDFYQKIQKSTRSIKSILLDQKIMSGLGNIYADEVCFAAKISPDKIANQITLEQAKIIVEKSKEILQKSIELGGSSINSYTSLNAKEGKFQNFLKVHTKKNLPCTKCNEKILKVVVAGRGTYFCPTCQVE; encoded by the coding sequence ATGCCTGAATTGCCAGAAGTTGTAACCGTTGTAAATGCCTTAAAAAAAGAGATTATCGGTAAAAAAATAGTCAATGTTTTGGCTAAAGATGAGAGTTTTATAAAAGAAATTTCATTTGTTGAATTTCAAAAAGTACTCAAAAATTCGACTATAATAGATGTTCAAAATAGGGCTAAACATATTTTATTTTTTTTAGATAACCAAAAAGTTTTACTCTCACATTTACGAATGAACGGGAAATATTTTACTTATAAGTATCCAAAATGAAATAAATTTGACTATATTTCCTTTATTTTTTCAGATAATTCAGTTTTAAATTATAATGATAGTCGAAAATTCGGGACTTTTGTTATTAGAGATCATTTTAATTTATTCAAAACTAAACCCTTAGTCGATTTAGGACCTGAACCTTTTTATATTAATGTTGAGGATTTTTACCAAAAAATCCAAAAATCAACTCGTTCAATCAAATCGATTTTACTTGATCAGAAAATAATGAGTGGGCTAGGAAATATTTATGCTGATGAGGTTTGTTTTGCAGCTAAAATTTCTCCAGACAAAATTGCTAACCAAATAACATTAGAACAGGCCAAAATAATCGTTGAAAAGAGCAAAGAAATTCTGCAAAAATCAATTGAATTGGGTGGATCAAGTATAAATTCATATACTTCTTTGAATGCTAAAGAGGGTAAATTTCAAAATTTTTTGAAGGTACATACTAAAAAAAATTTACCTTGCACTAAGTGCAATGAAAAAATTTTAAAAGTTGTTGTTGCTGGCAGAGGAACTTATTTTTGCCCAACTTGCCAAGTTGAATAA